The Bacillus sp. Y1 genome has a window encoding:
- the hisA gene encoding 1-(5-phosphoribosyl)-5-[(5-phosphoribosylamino)methylideneamino]imidazole-4-carboxamide isomerase, which yields MSFTIYPAIDMRGGKCVRLLQGDYNQETVYGDSPFDMAKSFADAGAEWIHMVDLDGAKDGKRVNDRFVIEAAQKLDAKVQIGGGIRTEEDILHYLNNGVSRVIIGSVAVSNPEFAIEMIQKYGEKIAIGLDAKDGYVATHGWLDTSSVTAVELGKRLAEAGAETFIFTDIATDGMLSGPNLLAVEKLAVETGKSVIASGGVSELADLRALKELVGKGVSGAIVGKAIYEGRFSVPEALKEVK from the coding sequence ATGAGCTTTACTATTTATCCAGCGATTGATATGCGCGGAGGCAAATGCGTCCGCCTTTTACAAGGAGATTATAATCAAGAAACTGTGTATGGAGATTCACCATTTGATATGGCGAAAAGCTTTGCTGATGCAGGAGCCGAGTGGATACATATGGTCGACCTTGACGGAGCAAAGGATGGAAAGCGTGTGAACGACCGCTTTGTGATCGAGGCTGCTCAAAAGCTTGATGCGAAAGTGCAAATTGGTGGAGGTATTCGTACCGAGGAAGATATTCTTCATTACTTAAATAATGGCGTGTCTCGTGTCATTATCGGGAGTGTGGCAGTGTCTAACCCAGAGTTTGCCATTGAAATGATTCAAAAGTACGGAGAAAAGATTGCGATTGGGCTCGATGCGAAGGATGGCTATGTGGCAACGCACGGCTGGCTCGATACCTCTTCTGTCACAGCGGTTGAGCTTGGAAAGCGACTTGCTGAAGCGGGTGCAGAGACGTTTATTTTTACAGATATCGCAACAGATGGGATGCTTTCAGGCCCGAACTTATTGGCTGTAGAGAAACTAGCGGTTGAAACAGGAAAAAGCGTCATTGCCTCTGGTGGGGTAAGTGAGTTGGCTGACTTGCGTGCATTGAAGGAGCTTGTAGGAAAAGGCGTGAGCGGTGCGATTGTCGGAAAAGCCATTTATGAAGGACGATTCTCTGTTCCTGAAGCGTTGAAAGAGGTGAAGTAA
- the ppaX gene encoding pyrophosphatase PpaX: MTTKTTTILFDLDGTLIDTNELIIQSFLHTLQHYYPDQYKREDVIPFMGPTLVETFGGMNPDSVEEMIKTYRAFNISNHDSLVKEFEGVKETIIALKEKGFKIGIVTSKMSDVVMKGLKLTKLDPYFEIIVALDHVEKAKPDPGPVRMALEKLHSSPGEAIMVGDNHHDILGGKNAGVRTAAVAWSIKGREYLAKYNPDYMLENMTDLLAILEAEGQ; this comes from the coding sequence ATGACCACTAAAACGACAACCATCTTATTTGATTTAGACGGAACATTAATTGATACAAACGAACTGATTATTCAGTCCTTTCTACACACCTTGCAGCACTACTATCCTGACCAATACAAGCGTGAGGATGTGATCCCGTTTATGGGGCCAACGCTTGTTGAAACATTTGGCGGAATGAATCCGGATAGTGTCGAGGAAATGATAAAGACGTATCGTGCCTTTAATATTAGCAATCATGATTCGCTTGTGAAAGAGTTCGAGGGTGTAAAGGAAACCATAATTGCCTTAAAGGAAAAAGGTTTTAAAATTGGAATTGTAACGTCGAAAATGTCTGACGTCGTTATGAAAGGGTTGAAGCTAACTAAGCTAGATCCTTATTTTGAAATCATTGTGGCACTTGATCACGTGGAAAAAGCAAAACCAGACCCAGGTCCGGTACGTATGGCTTTAGAAAAACTGCATTCTTCTCCAGGGGAAGCGATCATGGTTGGAGATAACCATCATGATATTTTAGGAGGGAAAAATGCCGGAGTAAGAACGGCTGCGGTTGCTTGGTCGATTAAAGGTCGTGAGTATTTAGCCAAGTACAATCCAGACTATATGCTTGAAAACATGACCGATTTACTGGCTATTTTAGAGGCAGAAGGTCAATGA
- the hisG gene encoding ATP phosphoribosyltransferase, with protein MLTIAMPKGRIFDEAVELLRQAGFNLPPEFEDSRKLIIDVEQEQFRFILAKPMDVPTYVEHGVADLGIAGKDVMLEEERDVYELLDLKISACYLAVAGLPNTKMNDVAPKVASKYPNVAAAYFREQGEQVEIIKLNGSIELAPIIGLSDRIVDIVSTGKTLVENGLVEYERIADITSRLIVNPVSYRTKDERISEIVDKLTDVIHGVRS; from the coding sequence ATGCTAACAATTGCAATGCCGAAGGGGCGGATTTTTGACGAAGCAGTCGAGCTTCTTCGTCAAGCGGGCTTCAATCTTCCACCAGAGTTTGAAGACTCTCGCAAGCTTATTATCGATGTGGAACAAGAACAGTTTCGCTTTATTTTAGCAAAGCCGATGGACGTCCCTACTTATGTAGAACACGGCGTGGCTGATTTAGGGATTGCAGGGAAAGATGTTATGCTTGAAGAAGAGCGTGACGTGTATGAACTATTAGATTTGAAAATTAGTGCCTGCTACTTGGCTGTTGCAGGTTTACCAAATACAAAGATGAACGATGTCGCTCCAAAGGTGGCTAGCAAGTATCCGAATGTGGCAGCGGCCTACTTCCGTGAACAAGGGGAGCAGGTGGAGATTATCAAGCTAAATGGTTCGATCGAACTTGCACCGATTATCGGATTATCTGATCGCATCGTAGATATCGTGTCTACAGGAAAAACATTGGTCGAAAATGGACTAGTAGAATACGAGCGCATTGCCGATATAACCTCTCGTCTGATCGTGAATCCGGTCAGCTACCGAACAAAGGATGAGCGAATTAGTGAGATCGTTGATAAGTTAACAGACGTGATTCACGGTGTAAGGAGCTGA
- a CDS encoding nucleoside recognition domain-containing protein translates to MLQSTKAGFFVGLKTVWALGKIIFPVALIVALLQHTPVLPWVIELITPLMGIFGLSGDAAIPLVLGNFLNLYAAIGAMLTIDLSVKEVFIIAVMLSFSHNMLVESSVAIKVGVKLWIALTVRIGLAIFSGIVINLVWQGGSERAQYGLVAAKEETVSGVIPVLLDALQTAALGIVQLAMIVMPLMIVIQVLKDLQWLQVFSRWMAPVTRALGMKENTSTTLAAGLIFGLAYGAGVMIQAVKEDGVSKKDVTIAFIFLAACHAVVEDTLIFLPLGIPVLPLLLIRLVLAIVLTAIVVKIWKRVEFSKRKEAVYDH, encoded by the coding sequence ATGCTACAATCTACGAAAGCAGGTTTTTTCGTCGGTTTGAAGACCGTTTGGGCATTGGGGAAAATTATATTTCCGGTTGCCCTTATTGTTGCTTTGCTGCAGCACACCCCTGTTCTGCCATGGGTGATTGAGTTAATTACTCCTTTGATGGGGATTTTTGGACTTTCTGGTGACGCAGCGATTCCTCTCGTACTAGGAAACTTTCTAAACTTGTACGCGGCAATCGGTGCCATGCTAACGATTGATTTATCGGTAAAAGAAGTGTTTATCATCGCAGTTATGCTTTCTTTTTCACACAATATGCTCGTGGAATCAAGTGTCGCGATAAAAGTAGGAGTAAAGCTTTGGATTGCGCTAACCGTGAGAATTGGGCTGGCCATTTTTTCAGGAATTGTTATTAATCTAGTATGGCAAGGTGGAAGTGAGCGTGCCCAATACGGGTTGGTGGCAGCGAAAGAAGAAACGGTGAGTGGCGTCATTCCGGTCCTTCTCGATGCTTTGCAAACAGCCGCGCTTGGAATTGTTCAATTAGCCATGATTGTGATGCCGTTAATGATTGTGATTCAAGTATTAAAGGACTTACAATGGCTTCAAGTGTTTTCGCGTTGGATGGCACCAGTGACAAGAGCATTAGGAATGAAGGAAAATACGTCAACGACTCTTGCGGCAGGATTGATTTTTGGCCTTGCGTATGGAGCCGGCGTCATGATTCAGGCCGTAAAAGAGGATGGAGTGAGCAAGAAGGACGTAACGATTGCTTTTATTTTCCTCGCAGCATGCCACGCCGTTGTGGAAGATACCCTCATCTTTTTACCATTAGGAATTCCTGTCCTTCCTCTGCTACTCATCCGATTGGTGTTGGCGATCGTCCTGACCGCCATCGTGGTGAAAATATGGAAGAGAGTCGAGTTCTCAAAACGAAAGGAAGCAGTCTATGACCACTAA
- the hisIE gene encoding bifunctional phosphoribosyl-AMP cyclohydrolase/phosphoribosyl-ATP diphosphatase HisIE produces MNVKFDENGLLPAIVQDAVTKEVLTLAYMNKESLDKSIETRETWFYSRSRQELWHKGATSGNTQKIVDMKFDCDQDAVVVLVEPAGPACHNGTTSCFTESVFTGEEAASGAESLADYQILFELEQLIRNREKERPEGAYTTYLFEKGVDKILKKVGEEASEVIIAAKNRDAEELKWEAADLLYHLYVLLVEQGLPARDVLSVLNKRHEKSAAK; encoded by the coding sequence ATGAATGTAAAATTTGATGAAAACGGCTTGCTGCCGGCAATCGTTCAGGATGCAGTGACGAAGGAAGTATTAACCCTTGCGTATATGAACAAGGAATCTTTAGATAAATCCATTGAAACGCGTGAAACATGGTTTTACAGTCGTTCACGTCAGGAGCTTTGGCATAAAGGAGCAACAAGCGGGAATACACAGAAAATCGTTGATATGAAGTTCGATTGTGACCAAGATGCAGTGGTTGTATTGGTAGAACCAGCTGGTCCTGCGTGCCACAACGGAACAACAAGCTGTTTTACAGAGAGTGTGTTCACAGGTGAGGAAGCAGCGTCTGGTGCGGAAAGCCTAGCAGACTATCAAATATTGTTTGAGCTTGAGCAGTTGATTCGCAACCGTGAAAAGGAACGTCCAGAAGGAGCATACACGACGTACCTGTTTGAAAAAGGCGTCGATAAGATTTTGAAAAAGGTCGGCGAAGAAGCATCTGAAGTCATCATCGCTGCGAAAAACCGTGATGCCGAGGAGCTAAAGTGGGAAGCAGCCGATTTATTGTACCACTTATACGTATTGTTGGTGGAGCAAGGCTTGCCAGCTAGAGACGTATTGTCCGTATTAAATAAGCGACATGAAAAATCAGCAGCAAAATAA
- the lgt gene encoding prolipoprotein diacylglyceryl transferase yields the protein MESTIQPIDPIAVSLGPIQIHWYGVIIGVGIALALFLAMREGERRGLHKDIFPDLMLWAIPIAIISARIYYVAFEWDYYSQNPGDIIKIWNGGIAIHGALIGSVITAIVFSRNKNISFWKLADIAAPSIILGQAIGRWGNFINQEAHGGEVTRSFLEGLFLPEFIINQMYIDGVYYHPTFLYESIWNIVGFVLLMSLRRVNLRQGEIFLSYVIWYSIGRFFVEGMRTDSLMLTESLRIAQTISIALIVLAVGLIVYRRVKGYAKVRYLDQSV from the coding sequence ATGGAATCAACTATTCAACCGATTGACCCAATTGCGGTGTCACTCGGTCCAATCCAGATCCATTGGTACGGAGTGATCATTGGGGTGGGTATTGCACTTGCTTTATTTTTAGCGATGCGAGAAGGAGAAAGAAGGGGACTACATAAAGATATTTTTCCTGATTTGATGCTTTGGGCGATACCTATTGCGATCATTTCGGCTCGTATTTATTATGTGGCGTTTGAATGGGATTATTACTCGCAAAATCCAGGTGATATTATTAAGATTTGGAACGGTGGAATTGCGATTCATGGAGCACTAATCGGTTCGGTTATTACAGCGATTGTGTTTTCAAGGAATAAAAATATTTCGTTTTGGAAGCTTGCAGATATCGCAGCACCGAGTATTATTCTTGGGCAAGCCATCGGTCGTTGGGGGAATTTTATCAACCAAGAGGCGCATGGTGGAGAGGTAACAAGAAGCTTTTTAGAAGGCTTATTCTTACCAGAGTTTATCATTAATCAAATGTATATTGATGGGGTCTATTATCATCCAACCTTCTTGTATGAATCGATCTGGAACATTGTAGGATTCGTCCTTTTAATGTCATTAAGGAGGGTGAATTTACGACAAGGAGAGATTTTCCTTTCGTATGTGATTTGGTATTCCATCGGCCGCTTCTTTGTGGAAGGAATGCGTACGGACAGCTTGATGCTAACAGAATCTTTACGTATTGCCCAAACGATTTCAATCGCTTTAATCGTTTTAGCGGTTGGATTAATCGTTTATCGAAGAGTAAAAGGATACGCAAAGGTTCGGTATTTGGACCAGAGTGTGTAA
- the hisH gene encoding imidazole glycerol phosphate synthase subunit HisH, giving the protein MIGIIDYGMGNLFSVSKALERLEAPYFISEDASELLQADSLILPGVGSFKDAMEKLNESGLTAMIKEYVKTGKPLLGICLGMQLLFEESEENGLTKGLALLPGNVIRFPGVTPEGEAYKVPHMGWNNIHFFRSSPILENIHEDFVYFVHSYYVNTPDHEVVIASCDYDVEVPAVVGRGNVFGMQFHPEKSSKLGMELLRNFTQLTKERVAR; this is encoded by the coding sequence ATGATCGGAATTATTGATTACGGAATGGGGAATTTGTTCAGTGTTTCCAAGGCCCTCGAACGACTCGAAGCTCCTTACTTCATTTCAGAGGATGCTAGCGAACTGCTACAAGCTGATAGCTTAATCTTACCAGGGGTTGGATCGTTTAAGGATGCTATGGAAAAGCTGAACGAATCAGGTCTGACTGCAATGATAAAGGAATACGTGAAAACTGGAAAGCCTTTGCTAGGCATCTGCCTTGGGATGCAGCTGTTATTTGAGGAAAGTGAAGAGAACGGCCTAACGAAGGGATTGGCGTTATTACCAGGAAACGTGATTCGTTTTCCAGGAGTAACTCCTGAGGGAGAGGCGTACAAGGTTCCGCATATGGGATGGAACAACATTCACTTCTTCCGATCGTCGCCGATTTTAGAAAATATCCATGAAGACTTTGTTTATTTTGTTCACTCGTATTACGTAAACACGCCGGATCATGAGGTTGTAATCGCTAGCTGCGATTATGACGTTGAAGTACCTGCTGTAGTAGGCCGTGGAAATGTTTTCGGAATGCAATTTCACCCGGAAAAAAGCAGCAAGCTAGGCATGGAGCTATTGCGTAATTTTACTCAGCTAACGAAAGAAAGGGTGGCACGATGA
- the hisB gene encoding imidazoleglycerol-phosphate dehydratase HisB has translation MTRSASITRKTGETNIELALTIDGEGKSELETGVPFMTHMLDLFTKHGQFDLTINAKGDTEVDDHHTTEDIGICLGHALREALGDKKGIKRYGNAFVPMDETLAQVVVDLSNRPHLEMRAQFPSQKVGTFDTELVHEFLWKLALEARMNLHVIVHYGQNTHHIIEAIFKALARALDEATTIDPRIKGVPSTKGML, from the coding sequence ATGACAAGGTCAGCAAGCATTACAAGAAAAACAGGTGAAACAAATATAGAACTTGCTTTAACAATTGATGGAGAAGGGAAATCAGAACTAGAGACGGGCGTTCCTTTCATGACACATATGCTTGATTTATTTACCAAGCACGGTCAATTTGACTTAACCATCAACGCTAAAGGTGACACAGAGGTGGATGATCACCACACAACAGAGGATATCGGCATCTGCTTAGGACATGCCCTTCGTGAAGCATTAGGTGATAAAAAAGGGATCAAGCGCTACGGAAATGCCTTTGTACCAATGGATGAGACACTTGCGCAAGTAGTCGTTGACTTAAGCAACCGTCCGCATTTAGAAATGCGCGCGCAATTCCCAAGTCAAAAGGTAGGAACCTTTGACACAGAGTTAGTTCACGAATTTCTTTGGAAGCTTGCCCTTGAAGCACGAATGAACCTCCATGTAATCGTTCACTATGGTCAAAATACACACCATATTATCGAAGCGATTTTTAAAGCATTAGCTAGAGCATTGGATGAAGCAACAACGATTGACCCAAGAATAAAGGGCGTTCCATCAACGAAAGGAATGTTGTAA
- a CDS encoding acyltransferase: MRRTTRYPVEGANSLWHVYKTVPFVKVVKNFIVIQLARYTPFLGMKNWLYRTFLKMNIGDQTSFALMVMLDIMFPEKISVGKNTVIGYNTTILAHEYLIREYRLGEVQIGSEVMIGANTTILPGITIGDGAIVSAGTLVHKDVPAGAFVGGNPMRVIYTKEELAERWEQDPIYGNNKLH, from the coding sequence ATGAGAAGGACGACTCGCTACCCGGTCGAAGGAGCGAACTCTCTCTGGCATGTATACAAAACCGTCCCATTTGTAAAAGTCGTTAAAAACTTCATCGTCATACAACTGGCACGATATACACCGTTTTTAGGAATGAAAAACTGGTTGTATCGAACCTTTCTAAAAATGAATATTGGTGACCAAACCTCGTTTGCTCTTATGGTCATGCTCGATATTATGTTTCCGGAAAAAATCAGCGTGGGAAAAAACACCGTCATCGGTTATAACACCACGATTCTTGCACACGAATACTTAATCAGAGAGTATCGGTTAGGAGAAGTACAAATCGGAAGCGAAGTAATGATCGGGGCGAATACGACGATTTTACCTGGCATCACCATTGGGGACGGAGCCATTGTATCAGCGGGAACGCTCGTCCATAAGGATGTTCCAGCAGGAGCGTTCGTTGGTGGCAATCCCATGCGGGTAATTTACACAAAGGAAGAACTCGCAGAAAGATGGGAACAAGATCCGATTTACGGAAATAATAAGCTTCATTAA
- a CDS encoding ATP phosphoribosyltransferase regulatory subunit: MSRLFMFEKPLGMRDTLPGLYETKSIARNAIKSEMKRWGFQFIETPALEYYETVGTASAILDQQLFKLLDSQGHTLVLRPDMTAPIARVAASKLLKEDLPLRLAYSANVYRAQQREGGRPAEFEQIGVECIGDHTISADGEVIALLISSLREAGLPKFQISVGHIGFVQTLFQQILGTEERAQALTKFLYEKNYVGYREHVKNLALSSIDKQRLLDFLKLRGGEEVLSFANDIIENESGREALSQLQQLWEIVVAFGEEDKLKFDLTLISHMSYYTGIVFEVYSHAVGTPIGNGGRYDLLLEKFGKATGATGFALYLDRLIEALGGLSEETPMTCILFSDERRQEAYEVAKEKRAIGEKVVLQDINGVKNIDACTNQYTDIVFLIGKAGRGS; encoded by the coding sequence TTGAGTCGTTTGTTTATGTTCGAAAAACCGCTTGGAATGAGAGATACCCTTCCAGGATTATATGAAACGAAAAGCATTGCTAGAAATGCAATAAAATCAGAAATGAAGCGCTGGGGTTTCCAGTTTATTGAAACGCCAGCACTTGAATATTATGAAACGGTTGGAACGGCTTCCGCTATTCTTGACCAGCAGTTGTTTAAATTATTAGATTCACAAGGACATACACTCGTGCTGAGACCAGATATGACCGCGCCGATTGCGCGTGTGGCAGCGTCAAAGCTGTTGAAGGAAGACTTGCCGCTACGTTTAGCTTACTCTGCGAATGTATACAGAGCGCAGCAAAGAGAAGGGGGCAGACCTGCAGAGTTTGAGCAAATCGGTGTGGAGTGTATTGGCGACCATACGATTAGCGCAGATGGAGAGGTCATTGCTCTACTAATCTCATCATTACGCGAGGCTGGACTACCAAAGTTCCAAATTTCCGTAGGTCATATCGGCTTTGTACAGACATTGTTCCAGCAAATTCTTGGAACTGAAGAGCGTGCCCAAGCATTAACGAAATTTTTATACGAAAAAAATTACGTAGGATACCGTGAGCATGTGAAAAACCTCGCGTTATCTTCTATTGATAAGCAAAGATTATTAGACTTCCTCAAGCTTCGCGGAGGCGAAGAGGTACTAAGCTTTGCCAATGATATTATCGAAAACGAAAGTGGTCGTGAAGCACTTTCTCAGCTTCAGCAATTGTGGGAGATTGTCGTAGCCTTCGGTGAGGAAGATAAGCTAAAGTTTGACCTGACACTTATTAGTCATATGAGCTACTACACGGGAATCGTGTTTGAAGTATACTCCCATGCGGTAGGAACACCGATTGGAAACGGCGGCAGATACGATCTTCTTTTAGAAAAGTTCGGGAAGGCAACCGGAGCGACCGGATTTGCTTTATACTTAGACCGCCTAATTGAAGCGCTTGGTGGATTATCAGAAGAAACACCGATGACATGTATTTTATTCAGTGATGAACGACGACAGGAAGCGTACGAGGTGGCAAAAGAAAAGCGCGCCATCGGAGAAAAAGTCGTGTTACAAGATATCAATGGTGTGAAAAATATTGATGCATGCACGAATCAATATACAGATATCGTCTTTTTAATCGGAAAAGCAGGCAGGGGGTCTTAA
- the hisD gene encoding histidinol dehydrogenase → MNIQKVSEAVSIKRSVDAGTEEQRQTVKAIIEDVRKNGDTALFAYTEKFDLATLTSMQVSEEEIREAYEETGAEYVAIIKEAAENIRSFHEKQVRNSWLTTEANGTILGQKVTPLDSVGVYVPGGTAAYPSSVLMNVMPAKVAGVERIVMVSPPGANGKLPAAVVVAAQEAGVKEIFKVGGAQAVAALAYGTEAIKPVDKIVGPGNIYVALAKREVFGDVDIDMIAGPSEIAVLADDTARASEVAADLLSQAEHDERACCVLVTTSQKLAEQVSKEVVRQLETLPRKAIAEQSIADYGAIYVADTLKEAIATINTLAPEHLEVMTANPMELLGQIKHAGAIFIGRFSSEPVGDYFAGPNHVLPTNGTARFSSPLNVDDFQKKSSIISYSEKALQQNVEKIAAFARLEGLEAHARAVESRFK, encoded by the coding sequence ATGAACATTCAAAAGGTGAGTGAGGCGGTTTCCATTAAGCGTTCGGTGGATGCGGGAACCGAGGAGCAACGCCAAACGGTAAAGGCAATTATTGAAGATGTACGAAAAAATGGAGATACGGCTCTGTTTGCCTATACAGAAAAATTTGATCTTGCCACGTTAACTTCGATGCAGGTTTCTGAAGAAGAAATCCGTGAAGCATACGAGGAAACAGGTGCGGAATATGTGGCGATTATTAAGGAAGCGGCTGAGAATATTCGCTCGTTTCACGAAAAGCAGGTTCGTAATTCATGGCTGACGACAGAAGCGAATGGAACGATTCTTGGCCAAAAGGTAACTCCGCTTGATTCCGTTGGCGTGTACGTACCAGGTGGAACAGCGGCATACCCATCGTCTGTCCTTATGAATGTGATGCCAGCAAAAGTGGCTGGGGTTGAGCGCATCGTCATGGTGTCTCCTCCAGGTGCCAATGGGAAGTTACCAGCAGCGGTCGTTGTTGCGGCCCAAGAAGCCGGTGTGAAGGAGATTTTCAAGGTAGGGGGGGCACAAGCAGTGGCAGCCCTTGCTTACGGCACTGAAGCAATTAAGCCGGTTGATAAAATCGTCGGACCAGGAAACATCTATGTGGCCCTAGCCAAGCGTGAAGTGTTCGGTGACGTGGATATTGATATGATTGCAGGTCCGAGTGAAATTGCTGTTTTAGCAGATGACACGGCACGAGCAAGCGAAGTGGCAGCTGATCTTCTTTCGCAGGCGGAGCATGATGAGAGAGCGTGTTGTGTGCTTGTTACCACCTCGCAAAAGTTAGCGGAACAGGTTTCTAAGGAGGTTGTTCGTCAGCTAGAAACACTTCCTCGTAAGGCGATTGCCGAACAATCAATCGCTGATTACGGAGCGATTTACGTGGCAGACACATTAAAGGAAGCGATTGCTACCATTAACACATTGGCGCCAGAGCATTTAGAAGTGATGACAGCTAACCCAATGGAGCTTTTAGGGCAAATCAAGCATGCGGGTGCGATTTTTATCGGTCGATTCAGTTCCGAACCAGTCGGAGACTATTTCGCAGGCCCAAACCACGTGTTGCCAACAAACGGAACCGCCCGTTTCTCAAGCCCATTAAATGTTGACGATTTCCAAAAGAAATCAAGCATTATCTCATACAGTGAAAAAGCATTACAACAAAACGTAGAGAAAATCGCCGCCTTCGCAAGACTCGAAGGCTTAGAAGCCCACGCTAGAGCGGTAGAATCGCGATTTAAATAA
- the hprK gene encoding HPr(Ser) kinase/phosphatase: MAKVRTKDIIEKFDLELISGEEGINRPITMSDISRPGIEIAGFFDYYPAERIQLLGKTELTFAEKLSPTERAIRMEKLCTDVTPGIIVTRELDVPEELIEACEREAVPLMRSRQKTTRFSGRLTNFLESKLAPTTAVHGVLIDIYGVGVLITGKSGVGKSETALELVKRGHRLVADDCVEIRQEDEDTLIGNSPELIEHLLEIRGLGIINVMTLFGAGAVRSHKRITLVINLELWDQNKQYDRLGLDEEKLRIIDTDLTKLTVPVRPGRNLAVIIEVAAMNFRLKRMGVNAAEQFTNRLADVIEEGEHDEEH, encoded by the coding sequence ATGGCGAAAGTTCGTACGAAAGATATTATTGAAAAATTTGACCTTGAGTTAATTAGTGGAGAAGAAGGAATAAATCGCCCGATCACGATGAGTGATATCTCTAGACCGGGTATTGAAATAGCAGGTTTTTTCGATTATTATCCAGCCGAGCGGATTCAACTGCTTGGGAAAACAGAGCTAACCTTTGCTGAAAAATTGTCGCCAACGGAGCGTGCCATTCGTATGGAAAAGCTTTGTACGGATGTAACTCCCGGAATCATTGTAACAAGGGAGCTTGACGTACCTGAAGAGCTGATCGAAGCGTGTGAACGTGAGGCTGTGCCACTTATGCGTTCTAGACAGAAGACGACTCGTTTTTCTGGACGTTTGACGAACTTTTTAGAAAGTAAGCTTGCGCCTACAACTGCTGTTCATGGGGTTCTCATTGATATTTATGGAGTAGGGGTTTTAATTACGGGAAAAAGTGGAGTCGGGAAAAGTGAAACAGCCCTTGAACTTGTCAAACGTGGACACCGATTGGTTGCAGACGATTGCGTAGAAATTCGTCAGGAGGATGAAGATACGCTCATTGGTAATTCTCCGGAATTGATTGAGCATTTACTTGAAATCCGTGGATTAGGAATCATTAACGTGATGACACTGTTCGGAGCAGGAGCGGTTCGAAGTCATAAACGCATTACATTAGTAATTAACCTAGAGTTATGGGATCAAAACAAGCAATATGATCGCTTAGGATTAGATGAAGAAAAGTTGCGTATCATTGACACAGATTTAACAAAGTTAACGGTTCCCGTTCGACCTGGTCGGAACTTAGCCGTTATTATTGAAGTAGCAGCGATGAACTTCCGTCTGAAACGAATGGGAGTGAACGCAGCGGAGCAGTTTACGAATCGTCTAGCTGATGTGATTGAAGAAGGCGAGCATGACGAAGAACATTAA
- the hisF gene encoding imidazole glycerol phosphate synthase subunit HisF: MLTKRIIPCLDVKDGRVVKGIQFVQLRDAGDPVELARFYDEQGADELVFLDISASHEGRGTMVDVVKSVASELAIPFTVGGGINSLEDMKRILRAGADKVSLNTAAVLNPELITEGANFFGTQCIVVAIDAKYDEELGSWRVFTHGGRKTTEYEVIQWAKEAVRRGAGEILLTSMDSDGEKKGFDVALTRAVSEAVSVPVIASGGAGNSEHFAEAFLEAKADAALAASIFHYKETSVEEVKSFLKEKGVNVR; the protein is encoded by the coding sequence TTGCTAACAAAGCGTATTATTCCTTGCCTGGATGTGAAGGACGGTCGTGTGGTAAAAGGAATTCAGTTTGTACAGCTGCGCGATGCTGGAGACCCTGTGGAACTGGCTCGTTTTTACGATGAGCAAGGAGCAGATGAGTTAGTCTTTTTAGATATCTCTGCTTCACATGAAGGTCGCGGAACGATGGTGGATGTGGTGAAATCTGTTGCATCCGAGCTAGCGATTCCGTTTACTGTAGGTGGAGGAATCAATTCCCTAGAAGATATGAAGCGCATTTTACGTGCGGGTGCGGATAAAGTGTCATTGAATACAGCAGCTGTGCTTAACCCTGAGCTCATTACAGAAGGAGCGAACTTCTTCGGGACACAATGTATTGTCGTTGCTATTGATGCAAAATACGACGAAGAGCTTGGTTCGTGGCGTGTTTTCACGCATGGTGGTCGAAAAACTACCGAATATGAAGTTATACAATGGGCAAAAGAGGCGGTTCGCCGCGGGGCAGGAGAAATTCTGTTAACAAGCATGGATAGTGATGGAGAGAAAAAAGGCTTTGATGTGGCACTAACTCGTGCTGTGAGCGAGGCGGTATCGGTGCCGGTCATTGCTTCTGGTGGAGCAGGAAACTCTGAGCATTTTGCGGAAGCCTTTTTAGAAGCAAAGGCAGATGCAGCATTAGCGGCATCAATTTTCCACTATAAGGAAACATCAGTTGAAGAAGTGAAATCATTTTTAAAAGAAAAAGGGGTGAATGTACGATGA